DNA from Terriglobia bacterium:
CGGCTCACCAGCACATCGTATTTCCCGGTGCTCACGTTGTACCTGCAGCAGTACAGCAGAATCGCGTCCACCGCCGTTCCAATCTTGTTGTCTGATGCCTGGATCAATCCCAGCCGTAAATCGCGCGGCGAGAAGACCACTCCGTAGAAGTATTTCGAGAGGCGTCCCTTAGGTGTGACGACCATGATCGCCGTCGCGTGGTTGAACTGGTTGGTCATCGGATCCCACTTGTAATGGAACCCGGCCGCGTTCGCCAGCTTCGTGATTGAATCCGGACTGCCGGTGAGGAAGTGCCACCCGCGCTCGGCGTCTGGATTGCCGAGTTTCCCCAGCCACTGTTGCTTCGCGGCCGCCGCAATTGCCGGCGTCTCCTTCGGATTGAAGCTGACGGTCACGATCTCGTAATCTTTGCCCAGCTTCAGCGTCGTCTGCTTCACCACATCGGTGATTCCCTGCAGTGTCTCAGGACACAGCATCGGGCAGTCGTAATAGACGAGTGAAAGCACAACTGGCCGCTTGCCAAAATATTGGCTTAGCTGGACGGTTTGCCCTTCCGAATTGACGAATGGCAGCTCGAGCGGAATCTGCGAGTTCAACCTCTGGTCAATCCCGACGCCCTCCAGCGCTTTCGGATCCTGGTTGACCGGGACCTGCTGCATTTCTTTTCCCGTCCAGAATTTCTGCGCGTAAACGTTTGGTGCGAGGAAGCTAATTAAGGCGAGTGCGAAACCGAATCTGCGAATGTACTGCGATGCAACACGAATCAATGCGCAAAACTCCTTGTCGCTGAGAACCACGGTAAAAGGTGAAAACCCCACGTTCAGTAGTATAGGACTCCGAGTGCCTGAAGAAAGTTGATGAATCTTTTTTCCCGGGTAGCTGGTCGAGGCTCTGGTGCTGGTGTCCCACATCTGCGAGTTGTTCACAGATGTGGGTCTTTCACCCGCAACTCCCCTGTCCTTGCGGCAAGTGTTTGAG
Protein-coding regions in this window:
- a CDS encoding SCO family protein, coding for MIRVASQYIRRFGFALALISFLAPNVYAQKFWTGKEMQQVPVNQDPKALEGVGIDQRLNSQIPLELPFVNSEGQTVQLSQYFGKRPVVLSLVYYDCPMLCPETLQGITDVVKQTTLKLGKDYEIVTVSFNPKETPAIAAAAKQQWLGKLGNPDAERGWHFLTGSPDSITKLANAAGFHYKWDPMTNQFNHATAIMVVTPKGRLSKYFYGVVFSPRDLRLGLIQASDNKIGTAVDAILLYCCRYNVSTGKYDVLVSR